The following proteins are co-located in the Primulina tabacum isolate GXHZ01 chromosome 11, ASM2559414v2, whole genome shotgun sequence genome:
- the LOC142519878 gene encoding uncharacterized protein LOC142519878 — translation MAPHRDIESGENFTKNNTVAKKSSSFSMETLGRTLSDISLELINQETLNSNRSKDDLSPISEVEDAKCEGCGMCEECTPEYVKRVREKFSGRMVCGLCSEAVKEEMEKNGGKLEEALRAHVYTCARFNRLGRAYPVLCQAEAMREMLKNRAKSLSPREKSSASQNKSGLTRSSSCIPDYYKGN, via the coding sequence ATGGCCCCTCATAGGGATATCGAATCTGGTGAAAACTTCACAAAAAACAATACCGTTGCTAAAAAATCCTCCAGCTTCTCGATGGAAACCTTAGGTCGAACGTTATCAGACATTTCACTCGAACTTATCAACCAAGAAACCTTAAACTCAAACAGAAGCAAGGACGACCTATCTCCCATATCAGAGGTAGAGGATGCCAAATGCGAGGGCTGCGGTATGTGCGAGGAGTGCACTCCCGAGTACGTGAAAAGGGTTCGTGAAAAGTTCTCGGGGCGCATGGTTTGTGGGCTTTGCTCAGAGGCTGTGAAAGAAGAGATGGAAAAGAATGGCGGAAAACTAGAGGAGGCATTGCGTGCCCATGTCTACACTTGTGCAAGGTTCAACCGTCTCGGCAGGGCATACCCTGTGCTTTGCCAAGCTGAAGCCATGAGAGAGATGTTAAAGAACAGGGCCAAATCTCTTAGCCCTAGGGAGAAAAGTTCTGCCTCACAGAACAAAAGTGGCCTCACTAGGAGCTCCAGTTGTATTCCGGATTATTACAAAGGAAACTAA